A single region of the Streptomyces sp. NBC_01262 genome encodes:
- a CDS encoding ABC transporter ATP-binding protein has product MTELRVDHVGLRFGGLRALDDLSFTVTPGSLHALIGPNGAGKSSCFNVIGGLYRATEGTLTFGGTDLLALRPHQRAGLGMGRAFQNTALSPHSTVLDNVMLGRHALTRGGFLSCALRLTARQERVHRARAAEICDFLALGDVLDSPVGSLPYGRAKRVDIARALAVEPSLLLLDEPAAGMNAAETAELAGTIQSVSQGLGISVLLVEHDMNLVMGIADRVTVLDFGRVIADGPPAEVQRDPQVIKAYLGTEAQT; this is encoded by the coding sequence ATGACGGAACTGCGGGTGGATCACGTCGGCCTGCGATTCGGCGGGCTACGGGCGCTGGACGATCTCTCGTTCACCGTGACCCCCGGGAGCCTGCACGCCCTGATCGGACCGAACGGCGCCGGGAAATCCAGCTGTTTCAACGTCATCGGAGGGCTTTACCGCGCCACCGAGGGCACGTTGACATTCGGTGGCACCGATCTGCTAGCGCTGCGACCGCATCAGCGAGCCGGTCTGGGAATGGGGCGGGCATTCCAGAACACCGCGCTCTCCCCCCATTCCACAGTGCTCGACAACGTGATGCTCGGCCGCCACGCCCTGACCCGCGGCGGATTCCTTTCCTGCGCCCTGCGGTTGACCGCCCGGCAGGAGCGCGTACACAGGGCGCGGGCAGCGGAAATCTGCGACTTTCTCGCCCTCGGCGACGTCCTTGATTCCCCGGTCGGCTCTCTGCCGTACGGAAGAGCGAAACGGGTCGACATCGCCCGCGCCCTCGCGGTCGAACCCTCACTGCTCCTGCTCGACGAGCCCGCCGCCGGCATGAACGCGGCCGAGACCGCCGAACTGGCAGGCACCATCCAGTCCGTCAGCCAGGGGCTCGGCATCTCGGTACTCCTCGTCGAGCACGACATGAACCTTGTGATGGGCATCGCCGACCGGGTCACCGTCCTCGACTTCGGCCGGGTGATCGCCGACGGACCCCCGGCGGAGGTCCAACGCGATCCCCAGGTCATCAAGGCCTATCTCGGTACGGAGGCACAGACGTGA
- a CDS encoding ABC transporter ATP-binding protein has product MLTIQELCVRYGRSAAALHDIRLDVPDDQVLALLGNNGAGKSTVLRAVSATLGLHRGAITRGEIRYDGKRIDRLDPAAIVRMGVVGVPEGRQVFARMTVEENLRAGGITVSSAIARAAARNRVLELFPVLAARSRQRAGLLSGGEQQMLAIGRALMSGPRLLLLDEPSLGLAPKLVERIAATIREIHAQGTAVVLVEQNAMMALSVADRVVALDVGKVALSGRAAEVSDSEELRRLYLGGHAGGADTGGIHAGKPSRPAQRRSLPKWTPSKGRSLPGWTR; this is encoded by the coding sequence GTGCTGACCATTCAAGAACTGTGTGTCCGATACGGCCGCTCGGCCGCCGCATTGCACGATATCCGGCTCGATGTGCCGGACGATCAGGTGCTCGCCCTGCTCGGCAACAACGGCGCGGGAAAATCGACAGTGCTCCGGGCCGTATCCGCGACGCTCGGCCTGCACCGGGGCGCGATCACCCGAGGCGAAATCCGTTACGACGGCAAGCGGATCGACCGGCTCGATCCGGCGGCGATCGTACGCATGGGTGTGGTCGGCGTTCCCGAGGGACGCCAGGTGTTCGCCCGGATGACCGTCGAGGAGAACCTCCGGGCCGGCGGCATCACCGTCTCCTCCGCCATCGCACGTGCCGCGGCCAGGAACCGGGTGCTGGAGCTGTTCCCTGTGCTGGCAGCGCGCTCGCGGCAGCGGGCGGGGCTGCTGTCCGGCGGCGAACAGCAGATGCTCGCCATCGGACGGGCGCTGATGTCCGGCCCCCGGTTGCTGCTGCTGGACGAGCCGTCGCTCGGTCTGGCGCCGAAGCTGGTCGAGCGGATCGCGGCGACCATCCGGGAGATCCACGCCCAGGGCACGGCCGTGGTGCTCGTCGAGCAGAACGCCATGATGGCGCTGAGCGTCGCCGACCGGGTCGTCGCGCTCGACGTCGGGAAGGTGGCGCTGTCCGGGCGGGCGGCGGAGGTGTCGGACAGCGAGGAGCTGCGGCGCCTGTATCTCGGGGGACATGCGGGAGGCGCTGACACCGGCGGCATTCACGCGGGGAAGCCGTCCCGGCCGGCCCAGCGACGGTCGCTGCCGAAGTGGACGCCGTCCAAGGGACGTTCGCTGCCGGGGTGGACCCGATGA
- a CDS encoding response regulator transcription factor encodes MTGSVLVVDDHPVVRDGVMLLLRSDPSLVFVGSAESGHAAIERAMELRPDLVLLDLRLPDMLAPEVVIRLRQVHPAGKIVVFTAHADHSGVIAAIEAGANGGLLKDVAGTDLVSALRRVLRGERVVDPRIFPDDSQRSDALARSGLTRREYEVLRFAAQGKTNPEIADATGLTRNTVKTYLQSALHKLGARNRVEAIRKASEAGLL; translated from the coding sequence ATGACCGGGTCCGTACTCGTCGTGGACGACCACCCCGTGGTGCGGGACGGGGTGATGCTGCTCCTACGCTCGGATCCCTCGCTGGTGTTCGTCGGGTCCGCCGAATCCGGGCACGCTGCGATCGAGCGGGCGATGGAGCTGCGTCCCGATCTGGTGCTGCTCGATCTGCGGCTGCCGGACATGCTCGCTCCCGAGGTGGTCATCCGGCTGCGCCAGGTCCATCCGGCGGGCAAGATCGTGGTGTTCACCGCGCACGCGGACCACAGCGGAGTCATCGCCGCGATCGAGGCCGGCGCGAACGGCGGACTGCTCAAGGACGTGGCCGGCACCGACCTGGTCAGCGCGCTACGGCGGGTGCTGCGCGGCGAACGCGTGGTGGATCCGCGTATCTTCCCGGACGACTCACAGCGTTCCGACGCCCTGGCCCGCAGCGGCCTGACCCGGCGTGAGTACGAGGTGCTGCGGTTCGCCGCGCAGGGAAAGACGAATCCGGAGATCGCCGACGCGACCGGCCTGACCCGCAACACCGTGAAGACCTATCTGCAGTCCGCACTGCACAAACTCGGCGCCCGCAACCGGGTTGAAGCGATCCGAAAGGCCAGCGAGGCCGGATTGCTCTAG
- a CDS encoding alpha/beta hydrolase produces the protein MTDRLRKILAGAALCAFAVTIGGPGGAAAAPGTGPAMTAGADCDSPPPFGAGLSFATSVAPSDNRTSVVLTPRADDPKIQCGVNEVTLRKDVTYATVAGAGGQPRELKLDIQTPTTGGPKPLVVYIPGGGFVVADRTGSIGRRTHIAEQGYVVASVEYRTILDGATYVEGVADVKAAIRFLRAHAAEYGIDPREAAVYGESAGGYLASMVGTTAGVKKFETGANLDQSSRVQAVIDWFGASDLSRIASDFDPATRAFYENSTDNALVRYVLGPNDPRRLLDVPAAVAAANPVTYAGPGDAAFVHFHGSNDRVISPSQTLLLHNSLLSRGVQSTRFVVKDAGHGSLVPDGDTTAPMWSTTQVMRQVTAFLKRQLS, from the coding sequence GTGACCGACAGACTGAGAAAGATCCTGGCAGGAGCAGCGCTCTGCGCATTCGCTGTGACCATCGGCGGCCCCGGGGGTGCCGCGGCCGCACCCGGCACAGGCCCGGCCATGACGGCCGGCGCGGACTGCGACTCGCCGCCGCCCTTCGGCGCGGGCCTTTCCTTCGCCACCTCGGTGGCCCCCAGTGACAACCGTACGAGTGTGGTGCTCACCCCAAGAGCCGATGACCCGAAGATCCAGTGCGGGGTCAACGAGGTCACCCTCCGCAAGGACGTCACCTACGCGACCGTCGCAGGAGCCGGTGGACAGCCGCGCGAGCTGAAACTCGACATCCAGACACCGACGACCGGCGGTCCCAAGCCGCTCGTCGTGTACATACCGGGCGGCGGATTCGTCGTCGCCGACAGGACCGGCTCCATCGGCAGGCGTACGCACATCGCCGAGCAGGGGTACGTGGTGGCGTCCGTCGAGTACCGCACGATCCTCGACGGAGCGACCTACGTCGAGGGTGTGGCGGACGTCAAGGCGGCGATCCGGTTCCTGCGGGCGCACGCCGCCGAGTACGGCATCGACCCCCGCGAGGCCGCCGTCTACGGAGAGTCGGCGGGCGGCTACCTGGCCTCGATGGTCGGCACCACCGCAGGCGTGAAGAAGTTCGAGACGGGCGCCAACCTGGATCAGAGCAGCCGGGTCCAGGCCGTCATCGACTGGTTCGGCGCGTCCGACCTCTCGAGGATCGCCTCCGACTTCGACCCCGCGACCCGCGCGTTCTACGAGAACTCCACCGACAACGCCCTGGTGAGGTACGTCCTGGGCCCGAACGATCCGAGGCGGCTGCTCGACGTGCCGGCCGCCGTGGCCGCAGCCAACCCCGTCACCTACGCCGGTCCAGGTGACGCCGCTTTCGTCCACTTCCACGGCTCCAACGACCGGGTGATCTCGCCGAGTCAGACCCTCCTGCTCCACAACTCCCTGCTGTCAAGGGGAGTTCAGAGCACGAGGTTCGTCGTGAAGGACGCAGGGCACGGCAGTCTCGTTCCCGACGGCGACACCACCGCCCCGATGTGGAGCACCACCCAGGTCATGCGCCAGGTCACGGCCTTCCTCAAGCGGCAGTTGTCCTAG
- a CDS encoding ABC transporter substrate-binding protein has translation MKRFAACCCLLILATACSSKAENNDKGSTGSDGVKAGVGVTDKTITLGVMTDQSGVFKNLATAITRGNELWVKEVNAAGGVCGRKLDLDIVDHGYKADTAKTLYPQLEPKVLGFLQLTGSPIMAALGGDVQSDKVTTTPASWSSELLSNPYVMIVGTTYDIEMIDGLSYLQSKGMIKDGDTVGHIYVDGEYGANGLRGARYYAEKHNLKLREVKLTSTDTDLTNVVTGLKGDGVKSILLTTTPGQTGSALAANKALGLNVPVLSNNPAFDPVLHKGPAAKALDKLYVAASTVPYSADIPKAKEIAGAYKSAGYAEPPNAGVPYGYAVAEVWGAILRKACDNKDLTRDGVLKAMQQTTSADTGDLVATLDFSKPGAPATRQVYVARPDATAEGGLKVVEPLFEADEAKAYRAPHEK, from the coding sequence ATGAAACGGTTCGCGGCGTGCTGCTGCCTGCTGATCCTCGCCACCGCCTGCAGCAGCAAGGCGGAGAACAACGACAAGGGTTCGACCGGCTCCGACGGCGTGAAGGCCGGGGTCGGAGTGACGGACAAGACCATCACCCTCGGTGTGATGACCGACCAGTCAGGGGTGTTCAAGAACCTCGCGACCGCCATCACCCGCGGCAACGAACTGTGGGTGAAGGAGGTCAACGCCGCAGGCGGAGTGTGCGGCCGCAAGCTGGACCTCGACATAGTCGACCACGGCTACAAGGCAGACACCGCCAAGACGCTGTACCCGCAGCTGGAGCCGAAGGTCCTGGGCTTCCTGCAGCTCACCGGCTCACCGATCATGGCCGCACTCGGCGGCGACGTGCAGTCCGACAAGGTCACCACCACCCCCGCCTCCTGGTCGTCGGAGCTGCTGAGCAACCCGTACGTCATGATCGTCGGCACCACGTACGACATCGAGATGATCGACGGGCTGTCCTACCTGCAGAGCAAGGGCATGATCAAGGACGGCGACACGGTCGGGCACATCTATGTGGACGGCGAGTACGGCGCCAACGGACTGCGCGGCGCGCGCTATTACGCCGAGAAGCACAACCTCAAGCTCCGCGAGGTCAAACTCACCTCCACGGACACCGACTTGACCAACGTTGTGACCGGCCTGAAGGGCGACGGCGTCAAGTCGATCCTCCTCACCACCACACCCGGGCAGACCGGATCGGCTCTCGCCGCCAACAAGGCACTGGGGCTGAACGTACCGGTACTGTCCAACAACCCGGCCTTCGACCCGGTGCTGCACAAGGGTCCGGCCGCCAAGGCACTGGACAAGCTGTACGTCGCCGCCAGCACCGTGCCCTACTCCGCCGACATCCCGAAGGCCAAGGAGATCGCCGGCGCGTACAAGTCCGCCGGATACGCCGAACCGCCCAACGCCGGTGTCCCGTACGGCTACGCGGTGGCCGAGGTGTGGGGCGCCATCCTGAGGAAGGCCTGCGACAACAAGGACCTGACCCGCGACGGCGTCCTCAAGGCCATGCAGCAGACCACGTCCGCCGACACCGGCGACCTCGTCGCCACCCTCGACTTCTCCAAGCCGGGCGCTCCGGCCACCCGCCAGGTGTACGTGGCCCGGCCGGACGCCACGGCAGAGGGCGGACTCAAGGTCGTAGAGCCGCTGTTCGAGGCGGACGAGGCGAAGGCGTACCGGGCTCCGCACGAGAAGTAG
- a CDS encoding AMP-binding protein encodes MQRLIRSESLIPAPRPEELRELQLERLQRTLRHVYGHVPFYREKFDAAGVHPDDCRDLEDLAKFPTTSKDDLRANYPYGMFAVPRNLVRRVHASSGTTGQPTLVGYTEGDLSVWAEVMARSLWAAGVRPGDAVHIAYGYGLFTGGLGAHYGAERLGCTVIPASGGMSARQVRLITDLQPKVIMVTPSYLLALADAFETAGIDPRSSSLKIGVFGAEPWTEGMRAEIEDRFALDAVDVYGLSEVIGPGVAQESIETKDGPHIWEDHFYPEIVDPATGGVLPQGDHGELLFTSLSKTAMPVIRYRTRDLSRLLPGTVYPAFRRMEKVSGRTDDMIILRGVNVFPSQIEEIVLATAGASPHFRIVLTTADRLDQLTVEVEAPPQSRARVAQGISARAKQTIGIRVAVEVVAPGSLERSEGKLRRVVDRREG; translated from the coding sequence GTGCAGCGATTGATCCGCAGCGAGTCGTTGATCCCCGCCCCGCGGCCTGAGGAGCTGCGTGAGCTGCAGCTGGAACGTCTGCAGCGGACACTTCGTCATGTGTACGGGCATGTCCCCTTCTACCGCGAGAAGTTCGACGCGGCAGGGGTGCATCCGGACGACTGCCGGGACCTGGAGGACCTGGCGAAGTTCCCCACGACCAGCAAGGACGACCTGCGCGCGAACTACCCCTACGGGATGTTCGCCGTGCCACGCAATCTGGTCCGGCGCGTGCACGCGTCCAGCGGAACCACGGGGCAGCCGACGCTGGTCGGCTACACCGAGGGCGATCTGTCCGTATGGGCCGAGGTGATGGCGCGCTCCCTGTGGGCGGCCGGCGTGCGACCAGGCGACGCGGTGCACATCGCCTACGGCTACGGGCTGTTCACGGGCGGTCTCGGCGCGCACTACGGGGCGGAGCGGCTCGGCTGTACGGTGATCCCGGCATCCGGGGGGATGAGCGCCCGGCAGGTGCGGCTGATCACCGATCTGCAGCCGAAGGTCATCATGGTCACGCCGTCCTATCTGCTGGCGCTGGCCGACGCGTTCGAGACGGCCGGCATCGATCCGCGGAGCAGCTCGCTGAAGATCGGCGTGTTCGGGGCCGAGCCGTGGACGGAGGGGATGCGCGCCGAGATCGAGGACCGGTTCGCGCTGGACGCGGTGGACGTCTACGGGTTGTCCGAGGTGATCGGTCCGGGCGTGGCCCAGGAGAGCATCGAGACCAAGGACGGTCCGCACATCTGGGAGGACCACTTCTACCCGGAGATCGTGGACCCGGCCACGGGCGGCGTCCTGCCGCAGGGCGATCACGGCGAGCTGCTGTTCACGTCGCTCAGCAAGACGGCCATGCCGGTGATCCGCTACCGTACGCGCGATCTGAGCCGGTTGCTTCCCGGCACCGTGTATCCGGCCTTCCGCCGGATGGAGAAGGTCTCCGGCCGCACCGACGACATGATCATCCTGCGCGGGGTCAATGTGTTCCCCTCGCAGATCGAGGAGATCGTCCTGGCGACGGCCGGCGCGTCGCCGCACTTCCGGATCGTCCTGACCACCGCGGACCGCCTGGACCAGCTGACGGTGGAGGTGGAGGCTCCACCGCAGTCGCGTGCGCGGGTCGCGCAGGGCATCTCCGCCAGGGCGAAGCAGACCATTGGCATTCGCGTCGCCGTAGAGGTGGTCGCGCCCGGATCGCTGGAGCGTTCGGAGGGAAAACTGCGTCGGGTCGTCGATCGGCGCGAAGGCTGA
- a CDS encoding branched-chain amino acid ABC transporter permease yields the protein MSRLTKGGWAAALVVLLVLPLYLTAPWLKAGQFMMVGAVGAIGLTLLSGQAGQLSLAHAFFVLAGATSYTVLAAPPGGDLIGLGWDPLLALIGAVAVSAVLGLAFAPVAGRLRGIYLGVASLSLVFLGLYLGQEATSLTGGTSTGRPPAVFELFGFPFSDEGGLAVAGVPLGETERIWYLFLALVVLAYVLARGAVTGRVGRAWRAIRDNEASATAMGVDVGRAKAGAFAVSSAYAGLAGVMTVLWFDILKPDESEFGTYGINISIAYLAMAIIGGLGSVPGALAGAVLVNGLPQILALYSVDLGWFGGTGEGAFTPVLVGSLVYGTAIVLIVLFEPGGLAAIGRKFTQPRRRQA from the coding sequence GTGTCTAGGCTCACCAAAGGCGGTTGGGCCGCGGCGCTGGTGGTCCTGCTCGTCCTGCCGCTCTATCTCACCGCGCCCTGGCTGAAGGCCGGCCAGTTCATGATGGTGGGGGCCGTCGGCGCCATCGGGCTGACCCTGCTCAGCGGACAGGCCGGTCAACTCTCCCTCGCCCACGCGTTCTTCGTCCTCGCCGGAGCCACCTCGTACACGGTCCTGGCGGCCCCGCCGGGCGGGGATCTCATCGGGCTCGGCTGGGATCCGCTGCTCGCGCTCATCGGCGCGGTCGCCGTCTCCGCGGTCCTCGGGCTGGCCTTCGCTCCCGTGGCGGGACGGCTGCGCGGCATCTACCTCGGCGTGGCCTCGCTGTCCCTGGTCTTCCTCGGCCTGTACCTGGGCCAGGAGGCCACCTCGCTCACCGGCGGCACGTCGACGGGCCGCCCGCCCGCGGTGTTCGAGCTCTTCGGCTTCCCCTTCTCCGACGAGGGCGGCCTGGCCGTCGCCGGCGTACCCCTCGGGGAGACCGAACGGATCTGGTACCTGTTCCTCGCCCTCGTCGTCCTCGCGTACGTCCTCGCCCGCGGAGCCGTCACCGGAAGGGTGGGGCGGGCCTGGCGGGCGATCCGGGACAACGAGGCATCCGCCACGGCGATGGGCGTCGACGTCGGGCGCGCCAAGGCGGGCGCGTTCGCCGTGTCATCGGCGTACGCCGGTCTCGCCGGCGTGATGACCGTGCTGTGGTTCGACATCCTCAAGCCGGACGAGAGCGAGTTCGGCACATACGGGATCAACATCTCCATCGCCTATCTCGCGATGGCCATCATCGGCGGCCTCGGCTCGGTGCCGGGCGCGCTGGCCGGCGCCGTCCTGGTCAACGGACTGCCGCAGATCCTCGCGCTGTACTCCGTGGATCTGGGCTGGTTCGGCGGCACGGGAGAAGGCGCGTTCACCCCGGTCCTCGTCGGGTCCCTCGTCTACGGCACGGCGATCGTCCTCATCGTGCTGTTCGAGCCGGGCGGACTGGCAGCGATCGGCCGCAAGTTCACACAGCCCAGAAGGAGACAAGCATGA
- a CDS encoding GAF domain-containing sensor histidine kinase, giving the protein MKQGPEERAVEQINVLDELLCERDGLLTVMDRIVALHGTARLIRATIGVDSGFVADLDGPDRAVVRWMSGTRTDLMQGLTVPVGQGIGGRAMALGRAVRVSDYVSSHEITHHFDAQVRGEGIGAMIAVPVFGKSRPVAVAYAAMRTATDFGDTAVQRMEDIAQQAATALRIAGAAEAKATGAVTAERQRMQNALHDSVGALLFSIGVQVRDLHHAIHDNPVLKTRLSRLESDISAASSALRESLLALSDTTPERALPVELAQCTRSFEARTGVSARFVELGQVAPMDAERTALLLAVVREGLLNIEKHARPHSVIVSLGPCDGGVQLVVADDGAGAMTEEASGTGMGVRSLAERAARVAGRVSLVRDDDGGCTLRAWLPDPR; this is encoded by the coding sequence ATGAAGCAGGGGCCCGAGGAGCGTGCCGTCGAGCAGATCAACGTGCTCGACGAGCTGCTGTGCGAGCGGGACGGTCTGCTCACGGTGATGGACCGGATCGTGGCCCTGCACGGCACGGCCCGGCTCATCCGGGCCACCATCGGGGTCGACTCCGGGTTCGTGGCCGATCTGGACGGCCCCGACCGGGCGGTGGTCCGGTGGATGTCGGGCACCAGGACGGACCTGATGCAAGGCCTCACCGTCCCCGTCGGTCAGGGCATCGGCGGCCGGGCCATGGCGCTCGGCCGGGCGGTGCGGGTGAGCGACTACGTCAGCTCTCACGAGATCACGCACCATTTCGACGCGCAGGTCCGCGGTGAAGGCATCGGAGCGATGATCGCCGTGCCCGTGTTCGGCAAGAGCCGGCCGGTCGCGGTCGCGTACGCCGCGATGCGGACGGCGACCGACTTCGGCGACACGGCCGTGCAGCGGATGGAGGACATCGCTCAGCAGGCGGCGACCGCGCTGCGCATCGCCGGCGCCGCGGAGGCCAAGGCGACGGGCGCGGTCACGGCGGAGCGGCAGCGGATGCAGAACGCGCTGCACGACTCGGTGGGGGCCCTGCTGTTCTCCATCGGAGTGCAGGTCCGTGACCTGCACCACGCCATCCACGACAATCCGGTCCTCAAGACACGCCTGTCGCGCCTGGAGTCCGATATCTCAGCGGCGTCCAGCGCCCTGCGGGAATCACTGCTCGCCCTGTCGGACACCACACCCGAGCGTGCGCTGCCGGTGGAGCTCGCCCAGTGCACAAGATCATTCGAGGCCCGTACCGGAGTGTCCGCCCGCTTCGTGGAGCTCGGGCAGGTCGCGCCGATGGATGCCGAGCGGACCGCGTTGCTGCTCGCGGTGGTCAGGGAGGGGCTGCTCAACATCGAGAAGCACGCCCGGCCGCATTCCGTGATCGTCAGCCTCGGCCCGTGCGACGGCGGCGTCCAGCTGGTCGTCGCGGACGACGGCGCGGGCGCGATGACGGAGGAGGCGAGCGGCACGGGGATGGGAGTGCGGTCGCTGGCCGAGCGCGCGGCGCGGGTGGCGGGCCGGGTCAGCCTGGTGCGTGACGACGACGGTGGGTGCACCCTGCGTGCCTGGCTGCCGGACCCCCGATGA
- a CDS encoding branched-chain amino acid ABC transporter permease, with protein sequence MNTFVQLSVNGIGKGAVFALLALGFVVIFKATEVVNFAHGSFVMFGGYLVAATRDTLGWAGAAALGIVCAGLLALALERLLSRSRHADPFSLALLTIGADVVITEEIVRRIGVSVPFIGDGWDGHPVTVGGITLFRTHLVALAVATVLIGAFFLAFRYSTWGIRIRAQAENREAAALAGIRSSHVTAVAWLVAGALAGVAVLFIATQDFSGAGLSRGTHSIALAAFPAAILGGLDSTAGAVVGGLTVGLVDALSAHYISFTFAKSAVFLVMLVVLVIRPAGLFGTRETVRV encoded by the coding sequence GTGAACACGTTCGTCCAACTGTCGGTCAACGGGATCGGCAAGGGCGCAGTATTCGCCCTGCTGGCCCTCGGCTTCGTGGTGATCTTCAAAGCCACCGAGGTCGTCAACTTCGCCCACGGCTCGTTCGTGATGTTCGGCGGCTATCTGGTGGCGGCCACCCGGGACACCCTCGGCTGGGCGGGGGCCGCTGCCCTCGGCATCGTCTGCGCCGGGCTGCTCGCCCTCGCCCTGGAGCGCCTCCTGTCCCGGTCCAGGCACGCCGATCCGTTCAGCCTCGCGCTGCTCACCATCGGCGCCGACGTCGTGATCACCGAGGAGATCGTGCGCCGCATCGGCGTCTCCGTGCCGTTCATCGGCGACGGCTGGGACGGACACCCCGTCACCGTCGGCGGCATCACCCTGTTCCGTACGCACCTGGTGGCCCTGGCCGTCGCGACGGTGCTGATCGGCGCCTTCTTCCTGGCCTTCCGCTACTCGACCTGGGGCATCCGGATCCGCGCCCAGGCCGAGAACCGCGAGGCCGCGGCACTCGCCGGAATCCGCAGCTCCCACGTCACGGCGGTGGCCTGGCTGGTCGCCGGCGCGCTCGCCGGAGTCGCGGTGCTGTTCATCGCCACCCAGGACTTCTCCGGCGCCGGCCTGTCGCGCGGCACCCACTCCATCGCACTGGCCGCCTTCCCCGCGGCGATCCTCGGCGGCCTCGACTCCACCGCGGGCGCCGTGGTCGGCGGGCTCACCGTCGGTCTGGTGGACGCGCTGTCCGCGCACTACATCTCCTTCACCTTCGCCAAGAGCGCGGTCTTCCTGGTGATGCTGGTCGTGCTCGTCATACGGCCCGCCGGACTCTTCGGTACGAGGGAGACGGTCCGTGTCTAG